DNA from Lineus longissimus chromosome 7, tnLinLong1.2, whole genome shotgun sequence:
CTACATAGGCTGGCCTACACAATTGTCCTGTTCATGACGTGGTACATCATACATTTATTTGTAATACAGTGCGGACACCAACAGAATATGACACTTGGTAATGACGGTTTGAGAAGTCTCACGCGGAATGGATATGACCTACAAAGCCTCCCCTTCAAAGAATACACTGCGTTGTGCTCAACTGCAAATGTTATTCACAGCATAATTAATTGCAGTTGAGTGcaacgcagtgttttctttgaaggagatagGCTTTATAGGTCATAACCGTTTTCAGAGGCGGATAAACTCGTGCCTCCTTTCCAGTGACTGGCGTTTGACCTACGTGTAGGCTTCCTTATGAAAAAAGTTTAATTTACTTTTCAGATGTTTATGCTTGGCAGAAAGATGTGCCCCCTAAAGTTAAGGAGAAAGTGCTGGAAGACAGACGGAAGGAACTTTTGGATCTGATGCCTGCCATACCTGATCCTTGTAAGAATGCTTCGGTCGCCTTGGGAGTGTAGGCAGGGGGTGTCCTAGATTTTGAGCAGAGGGGGGTCTGGCCCCTAATAAAAATGAACAATCCCGAGGGGTGATtcaattgaaaattttggtaatttgGAATGCCGAATTGCGAAGGCATCATTTCTCAGCACTTCAACCATACATGCCATAAGAAAACAGCTTTTCCGGTACAAAATCTATACTTTGCCCTGGACACACACCAGATAGGCTCTTATGtttaataaaatttcaaataagtccttattttcttcaaaatcagttTCTAATTTTAAATCATTTTTCTCCAGGTGAAGAAACAAGCTGTGATTTAATCAAGGAATGGATCACTTTGGTTGAGGAAAGAAATAATTTGCTCCAGCAAAGAATGATTGAGGTGAGATAATTGTTTTGGTAAAGTTGTGCAAATCATACTCATTATGTTTAATCTGGGCAGATTTACAGTGGTGTGGCGCAATGCTGCAACGAGGGGACACATCGCATTCAGTGCTTATTCTGGGCGTGACTGGAGTGGAACAGCGCCATGCTGCCACTAGGCCTAGGGGACACATTATAGTGCTCATTCCGGGCATATTAAGAGTGGTGCAGCGCCATGCTGCCACTAGGGGACACATAATAGTGCTCATTCCGGGCATATTAAGAGTGGTGCCGCGCCATGCTGCCACTAGGGGACACATTATAGTGCTCATTCCGGGCATATTAAGAGTGGTGCAGCGCCATGCTGCAACTAGGGGACACATTATAGTGCTCATTCCGGGCATATTAAGAGTGGTGCAGTGCCATGCTGCCACTAGGGGACACATTATAGTGCTCATTCCGGGCATATTAAGAGTGGTGCAGCGCCATGCTGCCACTAGGGGACACATTATAGTGCTCATTCCGGGCATATTAAGAGTGGTGCAGTGCCATGCTGCCACTAGGGGACACATTATAGTGCTCATTCCGGGCATATTAAGAGTGGTGCAGTGCCATGCTGCCACTAGGGGACACATTATAGTGCTCATTCTGGGCATCATGCTGCCGGTAGGGGAAACCACACTAGGGAACTCCTCTGCTGAAATACTAGGACATTGGATGCTATTAGCTTATTGCgtgtttttcatttcaggaaGATCAAAGGCAATTTGATGAGCACATCAAAGAACTCTATGGATTATTACAGAAGATAGGAAGCCTTGACAAGTCTATTGGACATTCCCTGCGGCAGAATCTAGCATCTGCATTCAAGTGTGTCAAGGAATACTGCCAGGAAAAAGATTTGAAATTAGAGAACACGAAATCGCTAGAAAGGGGAAATACAACAGCTGTCCAAGTGGTCATCCCCCTTCCTACTGCCGCTCCAGTGGTACCAGCCCTTTCACTGGTACCAGTTCCTCCACCGGTACCAGTGATCGGTGCAGTAACTGTCCCTCCAGTTCTTCCAGTGGCTATCACCGAACCGATATCACAAGATGCATTCATCCCAAAGTCATCGctgtcagaaaagaaaaaatcgAGTCGGTCTCGTGTTGGTCGTAAATCAATGAGGTTGAACAGAAGTGGTCTTGTGACGGAAAGACCTGACACCCCTCGACCGAAAATGGGTGTTAAAGAAACACCGCATCAGGAATTCAAGGTGGATTTACGTGCAAGGTTGTCGACTGGGCGGAGGAGTCTACGTGTAACGCCAGTCGTACGATCACCAGGAGGCACTCCTGCCAAAAGGGCGCGCCGACTGTCCCCCACTAATCCAGCAGATCTTATGACAATGGCTTTACGTCGGAAATTCAAACGAGCATTATTGTACAGTCCTAACAGGAGTATGGATACCTCTGATAATTCAGCTAACATTAGTATCGACTGAGGTAATGTTGATGAAGTAATGTGAGGTGTTGGACAAGTTGAACTACTAACCCAAAAACCCAGGGTCGTGTTAGGATTAGCCACAGAGATTTTAGTGAAATTAATTGGTACTTATTCCTTTGACAAAGATCCAGTAAAATAACATCTATtttcagtttgtgttttttctgaataaaatatcaaagaatatcaaTTTTGTTCTAGTATTTGATTTTTCTCAAGTACAAAATCAAATTGCATGATCTGTAGGTATGCAAACAATGTGGttatgtcaatcctaaagtatTCTTCGCACACTCATAGTGTGTCCTGATTGTGATTCTTATAGGCTGCCATGTCACTCGCATGCTTCACTCAGGTTTTGTAAGGCTCTTTTGTGAAACTACTGCAACCCCAGAGTCCGGTTGTTAAAAAGCATGTAAGCTCTTATCATTATGTGGACATGCTCTTACACATGAAGCAACGTGTCAGTATGTAAGCTCTTATCATCATGTGGACATGCTGTTACACATGAAGCAACGTGTCAGCATGTAAGCTCTTATCATCACGTGGACATGCTGCtacacatgaagcaacatgtcagcatgtaagctcttatcatcatgtggacatgctgttacacatgaagcaacatgtcagcatgtaagctcttatcatcatgtggacatgctgttacacatgaagcaacatgtcagcatgtaagctcttatcatcatgtggacatgctgttacacatgaagcaacatgtcagcatgtaagctcttatcatcacgtggacatgctgttacacatgaagcaacatgtcagcatgtaagctcttatcatcatgtggacatgctgctacacatgaagcaacatgtcagcatgtaagTGTAGCCATGCTACTTCTGGGGGTACATGATTATACCCCCAGGGAACATTGCGCCCCTGGCCGGGGCCAGCTTAAGATTAAGAGAACAATTGGCTCTTTATTTatcttttgcaatttgttacatgtattgtaagaacGTTGTTGTTCGGAGGAACAGGGAGAGGCAAGACGTGTCTGCTCGGCGGTTAGACGTTGATATTCATACACGAGATGTGTGATTAAGGCTCGTGATAGTCAGTTTTCATGCAGAGAGTCGGAGGTATGATGGATATATCGGATACGATCGGACAGTCCAGCTGGTGAGAGCTTCTTCGCTaccattatatatatatagggcCCTCGCGTATGCATACTCGCGTCGCGCGGCACGGACATTATCCTCTCGTGTTGATTTTTCATATGTAGTACCTGTGCGCGGTATTTCCAGACTTTAAGGTCCATCTATTCCGGTGATTGGAAGAACAATGTTTCAATAACTCAATTAAGTAttaattttgtaaataagtCATGATTATTAATCCCTTGTATTGATATGTTTTAACAATGATAGATTTAGACAAGAAGTTGTGCGTGTTCCTTTTTTTTAGTGTGTTTGAACCCCACCACACGTTGAGCTTGAAGGCTAAGTGTGGCTACATAAGCTCTTATCATCATGTGGACATGCTTttacacatgaagcaacatgtcagcatgtaagctcttatcatcacgtggacatgctgttacacatgaagcaacatgtcagcatgtaagctcttatcatcacgtggacatgctgttacacatgaagcaacatgtcagcatgtaagcTCTTATCATCACGTGGACATGCTGTTACACATGAAGCAACGTGTCATCATGTAAGCTCTTATCATCACGTGGACATGCTGttacacatgaagcaacatgtcagcatgtaagcTCTTATCATCACGTGGACATGCTGTTACACATTTTAGCATCTTCGCTAATCATAACTCAGGAAATCGAATGTAGTAACACATAAAACGAATGATTTTATTTCCGAGCTCTCACTACACAATGGCTGCCCACTCGGCATACAACGTCTAGCCAATCGGTATACCACATCTCCTCCCCCTTAAGTTTCCGAACAGTCCAACTGGGAGGATTCCGCACCACAAGACAATATTTTAGTATATTAACCGCACATAACACCTTGCCAATAATTACTGCAAATTTGGTTGTGAAACACGGTAACTAAAAcctctgaaaacaaaaaatcacaGAACCACTTACATGTAGGTTCCAAAACAACCACTTAAGCAAATATCTGTGCTATGATAGTGGGACGAAAATTTGCGGAGACAACATCGAACGAACTTAACTAACTCGGAATTGTAAACTTATGACCTGAACACAATGTCTTAACACAGTCTACTCTTAGGCAAACAATATAGTGCCCAGTGACAATCTGATTACAAATCTAAACGCTCTGGTGCTTTGTGAACACGTTGGGAACGACGAATTGGTCCCGGTGGTTGTGTCACCACTGGTGATAGCGGTGTAACACCCTTAGCACTTTCAACATTTCCACCTGAACTTTTGTCCTCCGCAACGGGTGGAGTACTGTCTTGCACCGGAGTGTTAAGTGAACTAGAAGTAACATTAGGAACCTCAGAAACTACAGGCACACTTGGCTGTGGAACAATATTAGCGTCACATTCAGCCCCAGTGGCTGGTAGGCCTACAGTAGGAAGTTCAGGACCAATGTCAACTTGCTCCTGCACATAACGCTTGCGGATGTGATCAACATGTCTGCGAACCATGCGACCATCTACTAGTTCCACAACAAAGGATAGTGGTCCAGTCCTTTCAGTGATTACCCCCTTAAGCCAACAATGACCACTACTGAAGTTGGTTACATAGACCTTATCACCCACTTCGAAATTGCGCTTCTTGGCATGAGTGTCGTGGTACAGTTTCTGTTTACCCTGTTTCTCTCCAACAGTAGCACGTACATCCGGATGTAGTAAATCCAGATGAGTTTTAATTTGACGGTTGAACATCATCTCCGCTGGTGTTCTACCAGTAGTAGCATGCGGAGTACTGCGGTATTTAAACAAGAATCGTGCCATTTTTGTCTCAATGGAGCCTGACACTAACTTATCGATACCTTCCTTGACAGATTGAACGGCTCTTTCCGCTAACCCGTTTGACGCTGGATGTTTAGGCGCAACTTTGATATGTTTCACCCCATTCCTACTCATGAAAGTCTGAAACACTTCACTAACAAAGTTAGTCCCGTTATCACTGACAATGGTATCTGGAATACCAAACATAGCAAATGTTGTACGCAGTTTCTCCACAGTCAGTTCAGCAGTACTTGAGTTCATGACATGTACCTCAATCCACTTAGTATATGCATCAACGATTATCAAGAGCATCTTTCCCTTATATGGCCCTGCATAGTCAATATGCAGACGGGACCATGGCCTGGAAGGATATTCCCATGGATGAAGTAATGCCTTAGCAGGTGCATGTCGCCTAACCTGACACGCTTCACAATGTTTCACTTTGTCTTCCAAGTCTTTATCCAAGCATGGCCACCAAACATAATGGCGAGCAAAGGTTTTCATGCGCACGATACCCGGATGTGCTTCATGAATCACTCCAAGTACTCGATTTCTGGCGGCTTTCGGGACTATAACACGTGCTCCCCAAAGAATACAGCCGCCCTCCACCGACAGTTCCAATTTCCTAGTGAAGTATGGACGAAGTTCCTCCTCCACTTTTTCCGGCCAACCAGCACTAACAAATCGACGCACCCGAGACAACACTGGATCGCGACCTGTGAGATACTTGATCAGCTCAACGTCAATCGGTGAAGTGTCCATAAACTCCAGAAGACCAATAGTTTCAGCAGGCAACGGCACTTCGATAGCAGAATCAGACAACGGCAATCTACTCATGGCATCAGCAGCACACATTTGTGAACCCGGTTTGTACTTTAAAACATACTGATACGCACCAAGAGTTAGAGCCCAACGTTGAATTCTCGCAGAAGCCAAAGGTGGAACAGGCTTGTTCTCACTAAGTAAAGATTCTAGcggcttatggtcattgtaaatAACAAACTCATGTCCGTATAAATAGGAATGAAACTTTTTCACCCCCCACACAATCGATAACGCTTCTTTCTCCAACTGAGAATAGTTACGCTCAGCAGACGTGAGTGTCCTCGAAGCAAAACAAATGGGACGCTCGTCACCATTTTCAAAACGGTGAGAAATCACAGCTCCGATACCTTTTGGCGAGGCATCACATGACAGTACAATGTCTTTGGTCGGATCGTAGTGGACCAGGACCTGTGAAGACTGTAGTAAGTCCTTAGATTGCCTAAACGCTGACTCCTGCTCAGAACCCCAGTGAAAAGGCACATttttcacaagcagttcatgcAGCGGAGCCAAAACCATCGATAAGTTTGGTAAGAACTTTGCATAATAGTTCAAACAACCTAAGTAAGACCGTAACTCCTTAACGTCCATCGGTGTTGGAGCTTGAGCTATTGCACGAACCTTCTCCTCGACCGGGTGGATACCCTCGGCATCAATCTTGTACCCAAGGTAAATGACGCTATCCGCCAGAAATTTGCATTTCTCCATGTTAAGCTTAATCCCTGCTTCATGGAGTCGGCGCAGTACCTCATCCAGAATTTCCAGATGCTCCTCATCAGATGCACCTGAAATTAGCACATCGTCCATCCTCGCAACGACGTAGGGGAGACCACTGAGAATGGAATCTATGATCCTTTGAAAAATGGCGGGAGCGGAACTAACCCCAAACGGTAGGCGGTTGTATTGAAACAAACCCTTTGAGGTATTTATTGTAGTGTACTTTTTCGACTCTTCCTCTAACTCAATCTGTAGGTACGCATTCTTAAGATCAAGCTTAGTAAACTTTTTACCCCCAGCCAACTTAGCGTACAGGTCTTCGACCTTTGGCATTGGGTATTTCTCTACCCTCGCAGCTTTGTTCACCGTAAGTTTGAAGTCACCACAGATTCGGACAGTTTTCTTATCCGCTTTCATAACAGGAACAATAGGTGCCGCCCAGTCAGCAAATTTGACCGGAGTCAGTATACTCTCGGAACGCAAACGATCAATCTCCGTCTCAACTTTATCTGTAATCGCATAAGCTACACTACGCGGTTTAAAGAATTTTGGTTTAACGTCAGGATCAATGTAAAACTTGCCCTTGACGCCCTTGACCTTGCCAAGCTGACCGTCTCCTATGTCAGGGTATTTACTTAGTACAGAATCCAAAGTAATCCTATGCACACCATCCTCCTGTTCTGAATCAGCACGGTACACTTGTTTCCAGTCTAAACGAATCACAGACAGCCAATCACGGCCTAGTAACGTTGGACCATCACCCCTAACGACTAGTAATGGTAAATCATAACATGTTCCTTGATATGAGACTTTCACATCAAGCCTACCTATAGCTGGCAGCGGTTCGCCCGTGTAAGTGCGCAACCTACACCTTGACGGTTTTAAACATGCAATGTTCCCAAACTCCTTGACAAATGTTTTCTCACTCATCAATGTAACAGCGGCTCCAGTGTCGATTTCCATCGACAACTGACGATCGTTAACGGTCATTTTCGTAACAAATGCGGACGCACTCCCTGTAGTTTTCATATGATACAAATCAAACAGTTCATATCCCTCATCTGCATGAGTTTCTGCAGAGTCCACCAGATGGACCCCCTTACCGGTCGGCTTTGGCTTAGCCGGAGGTGGTTTACCCTTTTTCTCAGTCAGGCAAACTTTTCGCAAATGTCCGCGCTTTCCACAAAAATTGCATTCTGTGTTCTTATGTGCACATCGGTCCGCTTTATGTGACTTGTCACCACACCGGAAACAGTAAGTGGAACGACCTTGATACTTGGTATCAGTTTTACTATTAGCACTAGCGGCACTTCCACCGTGTTTGCGTTGACTTTGTTTCTTCACATATTGTACAGAATTACCAGTACCACTACTAGATGCACTACTAGCTTTAGATAACTCTTTAGCATCTTTCGATGCCGTTTCTGTTGCCAGAGCAATTTCAACAGCTCTCGCAAATGACAAGTCTCGTTCAGTCAGTAGCTTCCTCTGTATCGACTCATTTTTAAGACCAACCACAAACTGGTCTCTCAGCCTTTCATGCAATGACCCTCCGAATGCACAGTGCGTGCTAAGGCGTTGTAACTCTGCCTTATACGATTTAATCGACTCGCCTTCTACTTGTAATCGTTTCATGAAGCGAAACCTCTCCACTATCGCCAACGGCTTTGGACAGTAGTGTGCCTTCAGCGAGTTAACATTTTGGGCAAATGTTTTGTCCTTAGGGTTATCTGGAGCCACCAGAGAGCGTAAAACAGCATATGGTTTAGGGCCAATAAGAGTCAGCAACGCCGCAACCTTTTTCTCATTTGCCACAGCATTGGCATCAAAGAACAAATTCACCCGTTCCAAATACGTTTCAAAGTCCTCGGTTTCGTTATAAGGTCCAACTGACCCGATTAGGGCACTCGCAGCAGCCATCGTAAGCAGTACAGCAAGTACAGCAGCAGTACGTAGACGAACAGTGTCCTAGTAGAGTATGCACAGCATATACAGTCAGTAGCATGTATGTAGTACGCAGCAGCCCACCGGAGAAAACCGCCGGTCTATCTAACTTTCTAAACGTATTGCAGCACTTCAACTATTACCCAGCAGGGTCCCAAAGTCCTCGTCGCCAGTTTGAGCATCTTCGCTAATCATAACTCAGGAAATCGAATGTAGTAACACATGAAACGAATGATTTTATTTCCGAGCTCTCACTACACAATGGCTGCCCACTCGGCATACAACGTCTAGCCAATCGGTATACCACACACATGAAGCAACGTGTCAGCATGTAAGCTCTCATCATCACGTGGACATGCTGTTACACATGAAGCAACGTGTCAGCATGTAAGCTCTCATCATCATGTGGACATGCTGCtacacatgaagcaacatgtcagcatgtaagctcttatcatcatgtggacatgctgttacacatgaagcaacatgtcagcatgtaagctcttatcatcatgtggtcatgctgttacacatgaagcaacatgtcagcatgtaagcTCTTATCATCATGTGGTCATGCTGTTACACATGAAGCAACGTGTCAGCATGTAAGCTCATCATCATGTGGACATGCTGCTACACATGAAGtaacatgtcagcatgtaagcTCTTATCATCATGTGGACATGCTGTAacacatgaagcaacatgtcggcatgtaagctcttatcatcatgtggacatgctgctacacatgaagcaacatgtcagcatgtaagTTCTTATCATCATGTGGACATGCTGCtacacatgaagcaacatgtcagcatgtaagctcttatcatcacgtggacatgctgttacacatgaagcaacatgtcagcatgtaagctcttatcatcatgtggacatgctgctacacatgaagcaacatgtcagcatgtaagctcttatcatcatgtggacatgctgctacacatgaagcaacatgtcagcatgtaagctcttatcatcatgtggacatgctgctacacatgaagcaacatgtcagcatgtaagctcttatcatcacgtggacatgctgttacacatgaagcaacatgtcagcatgtaagctcttatcatcacgtggacatgctgttacacatgaagcaacatgtcagcatgtaagcTCTTATCATCATGTGGACATGCTGCTACACATGAAGCAATATGTCAGCATGTAAGTGTAGCCATGCTACTTCTGGGGGTACATGATTATACCCCCAGGGAACATTGCGCCCCTGGCCGGGGCCAGCTTAAGATTAAGAGAACAATTGGCTCTTTATTTatcttttgcaatttgttacatgtattgtaagaacGTTGTTGTTCGGAGGAACAGGGAGAGGCAAGACGTGTCTGCTTGGCGGTTCGACGCATATATTGATATACGAGATGTGTGATTAAGGCTCGTGATATTCAGTTTTCATGCAGAGAGTCGGAGGTATGATGGATATATCGGATACGATCGGACAGTCCAGCTGGTGAGAGCTTCTTCGTTaccattatatatatatagggcCCTCGCGTATGCATACTCGCGTCGCGCGGCGCGGACATTATCCTCTCGCGTTGATTTTTCATATGTAGTACCTGTGCGCGGTATTTGCAGACTTTACGGTCCATCTATTCCGGTGATTGGAAGAACAATGTTTCAATAACTCAATTAAGTAttaattttgtaaataagtCATGATTATTAACCCCTTGTATTGATATGTTTTAACAATGATAGATTTAGACAAGAAGTTGTGCGTGTTCCTTTTTTTTAGTGTGCTTGAACCCCACCACACGTTGAGCTTGAAGGCTAAGTGTGGCTACATAAGCTCTTATCATTATGTGGACATGCTGttacacatgaagcaacatgtcagcatgttaGCTCTTATCATTATGTGGACATGCTGttacacatgaag
Protein-coding regions in this window:
- the LOC135491101 gene encoding proline-rich protein 11-like, which gives rise to MEAAILNFPHTVDLESNKPTTNKKISKFEKIMGSKKANIYDLTLKQHDVYAWQKDVPPKVKEKVLEDRRKELLDLMPAIPDPCEETSCDLIKEWITLVEERNNLLQQRMIEEDQRQFDEHIKELYGLLQKIGSLDKSIGHSLRQNLASAFKCVKEYCQEKDLKLENTKSLERGNTTAVQVVIPLPTAAPVVPALSLVPVPPPVPVIGAVTVPPVLPVAITEPISQDAFIPKSSLSEKKKSSRSRVGRKSMRLNRSGLVTERPDTPRPKMGVKETPHQEFKVDLRARLSTGRRSLRVTPVVRSPGGTPAKRARRLSPTNPADLMTMALRRKFKRALLYSPNRSMDTSDNSANISID
- the LOC135491620 gene encoding uncharacterized protein K02A2.6-like, which translates into the protein MAAASALIGSVGPYNETEDFETYLERVNLFFDANAVANEKKVAALLTLIGPKPYAVLRSLVAPDNPKDKTFAQNVNSLKAHYCPKPLAIVERFRFMKRLQVEGESIKSYKAELQRLSTHCAFGGSLHERLRDQFVVGLKNESIQRKLLTERDLSFARAVEIALATETASKDAKELSKASSASSSGTGNSVQYVKKQSQRKHGGSAASANSKTDTKYQGRSTYCFRCGDKSHKADRCAHKNTECNFCGKRGHLRKVCLTEKKGKPPPAKPKPTGKGVHLVDSAETHADEGYELFDLYHMKTTGSASAFVTKMTVNDRQLSMEIDTGAAVTLMSEKTFVKEFGNIACLKPSRCRLRTYTGEPLPAIGRLDVKVSYQGTCYDLPLLVVRGDGPTLLGRDWLSVIRLDWKQVYRADSEQEDGVHRITLDSVLSKYPDIGDGQLGKVKGVKGKFYIDPDVKPKFFKPRSVAYAITDKVETEIDRLRSESILTPVKFADWAAPIVPVMKADKKTVRICGDFKLTVNKAARVEKYPMPKVEDLYAKLAGGKKFTKLDLKNAYLQIELEEESKKYTTINTSKGLFQYNRLPFGVSSAPAIFQRIIDSILSGLPYVVARMDDVLISGASDEEHLEILDEVLRRLHEAGIKLNMEKCKFLADSVIYLGYKIDAEGIHPVEEKVRAIAQAPTPMDVKELRSYLGCLNYYAKFLPNLSMVLAPLHELLVKNVPFHWGSEQESAFRQSKDLLQSSQVLVHYDPTKDIVLSCDASPKGIGAVISHRFENGDERPICFASRTLTSAERNYSQLEKEALSIVWGVKKFHSYLYGHEFVIYNDHKPLESLLSENKPVPPLASARIQRWALTLGAYQYVLKYKPGSQMCAADAMSRLPLSDSAIEVPLPAETIGLLEFMDTSPIDVELIKYLTGRDPVLSRVRRFVSAGWPEKVEEELRPYFTRKLELSVEGGCILWGARVIVPKAARNRVLGVIHEAHPGIVRMKTFARHYVWWPCLDKDLEDKVKHCEACQVRRHAPAKALLHPWEYPSRPWSRLHIDYAGPYKGKMLLIIVDAYTKWIEVHVMNSSTAELTVEKLRTTFAMFGIPDTIVSDNGTNFVSEVFQTFMSRNGVKHIKVAPKHPASNGLAERAVQSVKEGIDKLVSGSIETKMARFLFKYRSTPHATTGRTPAEMMFNRQIKTHLDLLHPDVRATVGEKQGKQKLYHDTHAKKRNFEVGDKVYVTNFSSGHCWLKGVITERTGPLSFVVELVDGRMVRRHVDHIRKRYVQEQVDIGPELPTVGLPATGAECDANIVPQPSVPVVSEVPNVTSSSLNTPVQDSTPPVAEDKSSGGNVESAKGVTPLSPVVTQPPGPIRRSQRVHKAPERLDL